In Pelmatolapia mariae isolate MD_Pm_ZW linkage group LG13, Pm_UMD_F_2, whole genome shotgun sequence, a genomic segment contains:
- the marchf5 gene encoding E3 ubiquitin-protein ligase MARCH5, giving the protein MAEQNAVGMQQNLDRSCWVCFATDEDDRTAEWVRPCRCRGSTKWVHQTCLQRWVDEKQRGNSTARVACPQCNAEYLIVFPKLGPVVYVLDLADRLISKAGPFAAAGIMVGSIYWTAVTYGAVTVMQVVGHKEGLDVMERADPLFLLIGLPTIPVMLILGKMIRWEDYVLRLWRKYSNKLQILNSIFPGIGCPVPRIPAEASPLADHVSATRILCGALVFPTIATIVGKLMFSSVNSNLQRTILGGIAFVAIKGAFKVYFKQQQYLRQAHRKILNFPEQEEA; this is encoded by the exons gaGCTGCTGGGTGTGCTTTGCCACGGACGAAGATGACCGCACGGCAGAGTGGGTTCGCCCGTGTCGCTGCCGCGGCTCCACCAAGTGGGTTCACCAGACCTGCCTGCAACGCTGGGTGGACGAGAAACAGCGAGGCAACAGCACAGCACGCGTAGCCTGCCCACAGTGCAATGCAGAATACCTCATTGTCTTTCCCAAACTGG GTCCTGTGGTTTATGTGCTGGACCTGGCTGACCGCCTCATCTCCAAGGCTGGCCCCTTTGCTGCAGCTGGCATCATGGTGGGCTCCATCTACTGGACCGCTGTCACATATGGAGCCGTCACTGTCATGCAG GTCGTCGGCCATAAGGAGGGCCTGGATGTTATGGAGCGGGCTGATCCTCTGTTCCTTCTCATCGGGCTGCCCACCATTCCTGTCATGCTGATCCTCGGCAAGATGATCCGCTGGGAAGACTACGTCCTGCGCCTGTGGAGGAAGTACTCTAACAAACTTCAGATACTCAACAGCATCTTCCCCG ggatCGGCTGTCCAGTTCCTCGGATCCCCGCAGAGGCCAGCCCCCTGGCAGACCATGTGTCAGCCACACGGATCCTGTGCGGCGCCCTGGTCTTCCCCACCATCGCCACCATCGTGGGGAAGCTCATGTTCAGCAGCGTCAACTCGAACCTGCAGAGGACCATCCTG GGAGGTATCGCCTTTGTGGCCATTAAGGGGGCGTTTAAGGTGTACTTCAAACAGCAGCAGTACCTGAGGCAAGCCCACCGCAAGATCCTCAACTTCCCCGAGCAGGAAGAGGCCTAA